In Dehalococcoidia bacterium, the sequence AGGATTGAAACGGCTTCCTCGAGCGTCTCTATGAGCGGCGGCGGGAGGTCGCACCCGGCCTCACCGCCGGGTGAGGATTGAAACCGCGGCGGCGCGGAGTCCGACGACGTGAGTCCGTGTCGCACCCGGCCTCACCGCCGGGTGAGGATTGAAACGATGAATACGCCAGCCGTCCGGGAGTGCACCGCCAGTCGCACCCGGCCTCACCGCCGGGTGAGGATTGAAACCATGAGGGTTGTTTCGGTATTCGCACCGGCTCGCGTCGCACCCGGCCTCACCGCCGGGTGAGGATTGAAACGACGGCCTACCTGATCGCGCTGTCCCTCCTGGGCCAGGTCGCACCCGGCCTCACCGCCGGGTGAGGATTGAAACCAGGTCACGGAGCTGGATGGCTCCGGCAACGAGACGTCGCACCCGGCCTCACCGCCGGGTGAGGATTGAAACGATTAGCGTGTCAGTTTAGGAACGCTTCAGCCGGTCGTCGCACCCGGCCTCACCGCCGGGTGAGGATTGAAACTACGCGACCAGCGACCCCACGGACCTGGCCGAGGCGTCGCACCCGGCCTCACCGCCGGGTGAGGATTGAAACGATTAGCGTGTCAGTTTAGGAACGCTTCAGCCGGTCGTCGCACCCGGCCTCACCGCCGGGTGAGGATTGAAACTAGAGCTTGTACTGGCTGTGGTGGACGCGCACCCGGTCGCACCCGGCCTCACCGCCGGGTGAGGATTGAAACCTACGGTGTGGCCATGGGTGCTCACAGTGCACCATACGTCGCACCCGGCCTCACCGCCGGGTGAGGATTGAAACCGTTGTCATTGTCCTATCCTTCCCTATGCTTCACTTGTCGCACCCGGCCTCACCGCCGGGTGAGGATTGAAACTACTTGAGGAAGTGAAGGGATGAAGTCCAAGTATCGTCGCACCCGGCCTCACCGCCGGGTGAGGATTGAAGCAAACCGTATGATGGTGCCGCGGGCCGGAGCCGGCATGCGGCATTTTGGCCGGACCGCGCGGGAGATCGCGATGCAGTTCGGCGTGCACCTGCCCCACCTCGGCCACCAGGCGGACCGCGAGCACCTGCTCGGCTTCGCTCGCCGCGCCGAGGCGCTCGGCGTCGACTCCGCCTGGGCCAGCGATCACATCGCCTGGCCCGCCAGCCTCGCCTCGCGCTATCCCTACTCCGAGGGCGGTGACTTCCCCGCGCCCTTCGGCATCCCCTGGCTCGACGCGATCGGCACGCTGCTCTTCGTCGCCGCCTGCACGGAGCGCATCCGCCTCGGCACCACGGTGCTGATCCTCGGCTACCGCCCGCCCGTGCAGACGGCGAAGCTCCTCGCCACGCTGGACGTTCTCTCCCAGGGGCGTACCATCCTCGGCGCCGGCGTCGGCTGGATGGAGGAAGAGTTCGACGCGCTCGGCATGCCCTTCGACCATCGCGGCGCCCGCGCCGACGAACAGCTCGAGATCTTCGAGACGCTCTTCTCGAAAGAAACTCCCTCGTTCGACGGCCGCTTCTACCGCTTCCCCGAGATCGGCTTCTCGCCCAGGCCGCCGCGCGGCCACATCCCCGTCTGGATCGGCGGCCACACCGAGCCGGCCCTGCGCCGCGCCGCCCGCTACGGCGATGGCTTTCACGCGGCCTTCACGCCGCCCGACGTGCTCGCCGGGCAGTGGCGGCGTGTGCAACAGCTCGCAAGCAGCGCCGGACGAGACCCGGCCTCGATTGAGCTTTCGGCCCGCGTGCACCTCGGCCTGCACGGAGGTGTGAATCCGGCAACGGCGATTCACGGCCGCGGCGACGAGATGCTCGAGCAGATCGCCGCCTACGCGCGCATCGGCGTCACGCACCTGCTGCTCGACATCGTGGCGCCGCACGGCGTCGCCGGCCGGCAGGAGGCGATGGAACGCTTCATGCAGGACGTGCGGCCGCGCGTGCCCTAGCCTGCGCAATACGCCGTGTGCCGGCGCGCGTGCGACCGGCTTCGATGGTTGTTGCTGCGGCCACGCCCGCGCCGGTGCCGAGTGCGCTACCCTGTGTGCGACGTCATCCCTTCCCGAGGCATGCGATGCCCGAAACCGCCGCACTCTCTGCCTTGCAGCCCGGCATGCCGATTCCTTTCGGCGGCGATCGTGTGAGCTGTGTGACGCCGGAGCTGGCCGCCCGCTTCCGGCCCGGCGACCGGCTCGTGGTGGTGCAGGAGACGGGCGAACTGCTGCTGATCCCCGCCGAGCAGCAAGCGATCGCCGCCGGGGCCGTCGGCCGCGCCGCCGCCGCCTTCGCCGCAATGGGCACGGTCGCAGACGCGCAGATCACGCGCTTCTACGAAGCCTTCGCCAACCGTCTGGAAGACGGCGCGGTCTGGCGGGAGATCGCCGCCGCCAACGCGCGAGATGTCGAGAGCGCTCGGGCCCGGGGCCGCTCCACCACTCGCTTGGAAGCCACCGAAAAGATGCGACGCGACATGATCGCCGGCCTGCACGAGTGGCGCGACGCGCCGCCGCAGCGCGACCGCGTGGTCGAGACCGTGGAGCAGCCTGGCCTGCGTGTCGACCTGCTGGTCGCGGGCCTCGGCGTCGTCGGCTTCGTCTTCGAGGGCCGGCCCAACGTCTTCGCCGACGCCACCGGCGTGCTGCGCGGCGGCAACACGGTCGTCTTCCGCATCGGCAGCGACGCGCTCGGCACGGCGCGGGCGATCGTGCGCTGCGCCCTCGATCCGGCGCTGGCCGAGGCGGGCCTGCCGCCGGGCGCCGCCTCGCTGGTCGAGAGCGCGGAACACGCCGCCGGCTGGGCCATGTTCACCGATCGGCGCCTCGCTCTGGCCGTGGCTCGCGGCTCCGGCCCTGCCGTGGCGCAGCTCGGCGCCGTCGCGCGCCAGTCGGGCATTCCCGTCAGCCTGCACGGCGCCGGCGGCGCCTGGCTGATTGCGGGCGAAAGCGCGCCGGCCACCGCCTTTGCTGCCGCGGTCTACCACTCGCTCGACCGCAAAGTCTGCAACACCCTCAACGTTTGCTGCATCGTGCGCGAGCGCGCCGCCGAACTCGTGCCGCTCTTCCTGGACGCGCTTTGCCGCGCCGGCGAACGCCGCGGCCACGGCAGCAGGCTGCACGTGGCGCGGGGCAGTGAAGCCTGCGTCCCGGCGGCGTGGTTCGAGACGCGCACGCTGGTGCGCCGCGCCGAGGGCGATGTTGAAGAACCGCTGGCGGAGCTGCTCGACGCCGCCGAGCTGGGCCGCGAATGGGAGTGGGAGGAGACGCCGGAAGTCACCCTGATCGTCGTGGAGAACGTGGCCGAGGCCGTGGCGCTGTTCAACCGGCACAGCCCGCGCCTCGTCGCCAGCCTGATCGCGGCCGATGCGGTGCAGCAGGCGTGGTTCTACCAGGCGGTCGATGCGCCGTTCGTCTCCGACGGCTTCACCCGCTGGGTGGATGGGCAGTATGCGCTGCGGCGGCCGGAGCTGGGTCTCTCCAACTGGCAGCACGGGCGGCTGTTCGCCCGTGGCGGCGTGCTCAGCGGCGACGGCGTGTTCACCGTGCGCACCCGGGCGACGCAGAGCGAGCCGGATCTGCACCGCTGATCCGAGATAATGCGTTTCGTCGCCGACTCCGGAGGACGGAGAAGCGAGACGCGCGATCGGCGAGGGGCAGTTCGGAAGACGAATCGAAGGACGTGGGGGCAGCGGCTATGGCGACGATTGACGATCTTCGCGCCCTTGCTTATCCGCGCACCTACACCCCGGTCGTGGCCGGACCGGCCGGCGAACGCGCCGTGCTGTTCGTCGAGAGCGAGCGCGGGCCGGAGGGCGTGGCCGTGCGCCCGATCCTGCTTTGCCAGGACTGGGACGGCCGCGTCGTGATCCACTGGGAGGACGACCGCGGCTCGCGCACCTACACCGTGCTCGACGTTACCGAGGACACGCCGCAGCGCTTCGCCTTCGACCGCGCCGATGAACCCGCCGGCGCGGTCTGGCTGACGCCGCTCAGCTTCGAGCGCTTCGAGCGCGAATGGCGCTCGCTCGACCCGGAGGCGGGCAACGTGCCGCGTTTCGAAACCGAGGAGCAGTTCCGCCGCTTCTTCCTGCCCGGCTCCGGCTAGGGCGCATCCAGGGGCGTAGAATGGGGCACCGGCCGGCCTTGCCCGATGGGGAAGCGCAAGCCAGTCTGAGCATCTGAACGGAGTGAATGCCGTGGCGCAGCCGACGAATCGCCGCCTCACCACCCTGGACGCTTCCTTTCTCTATGTCGAGAAGGCGAACCAGCCGATGCACGTCGGCTCGGTCGGCGTCTACGAAGGCATGCTTACGCGGCAAGACGTGATCGACGTGCTCAACGCCCGGCTGCACCAGTTGCCGCGCTACCGCCAGAAGGTCGTCTTCCCGCCGTTCGGCATCAACCATCCGACCTGGGAAGACGACACGGCCTTCGACATCCGCCAGCACATCGATGAGGCGACGCTGCCGAAGCCCGGCGATGATCGCGCCCTCTCGGAAGGCGCCGGCCGCCTCTTCGCCCAGGTACTGGACCGCGCCCATCCGCTGTGGAAGCTGATCGTGCTCCACGGCCACGAGAGCGGCAACACGATGCTGCTCTCGATGGTGCACCACGCCATGGTCGATGGCGTCTCGGGCGTTGACCTGACGATGATCATGCACGAACTCACTGCCGACGCGGCGCCGCCGGAGCCGCCCGCCGCTCCCTGGGAGCCGCGACCCCAGCCCGATCCGCTGACCCTGCTGCAGGATGCGGTGCGCGACCGCATGACGGAGACGGCGCAGTCCTGGACCGACGAAAGCTTCCGCCTGTTCCGGCCGCAGGAATTGAACCGGCGGGCAGAGCAGATCACCAACGCGATCACCACGTCGATGCCCTTCTTGATGCAGCCGGCGCCGCGCACGCCCTTCAACGGGCCGCTTTCGGGCGAACGGCAGTTCTCCTGGGCGCAGTTCTCCTTCAGCGAAGTGCGCGCGATCCGCGCCACGTTGGGCGGCACGGTGAACGACGTGGTGCTGGCCGTGCTTGCCGGCGGGCTCGGCCGCTATCTGGAGCGGCACGACTACCCGACAATCGGCATCGAGCTGCGCGCCATGTGTCCCGTCTCGATGCGCCGGCCCGAAGAGCAGGGCGCCCTCGGCAATCTTGTCTCGATGATGTTCGCGCCGCTCTACGTCGGCATCAAAGACCCGGTGGAGCGCCTGAACGCCGAGCGCCAGGCGATGGAGCGGCTGAAGACCGGCGGCCAGGCCGCTGGCCTCTTCGCGCTGACCGACTTCGCCCGCAACGTGCCGCCCACCTGGCAGGCGTTCGCCAGTCAGTTCGACGTGCCGAACACGCTGCTCAATACCGTCTCGACGAACGTGCCGGGGCCACAGATCCCGCTCTACCTCGCCGGCAAGAAGCTGCTGCATTGGTATCCGCTCGGCCCGCTGGCCTCGAACATCGGGCTGTTCGTCGCCATCCTCAGCTACAACCAGGTGCTGACGATGGGCACGACGGTGGACCCGAAGCAGGTGCCCGACCCATGGGTCTTCGCCGAATGCCTGCAAGCCTCGTTCGCCGAGCTGCGCGACGCTGCGGCGCAGGCCGCGAGCAGCCGCGGAGCACCGGAGGCGGCGCCCGCGAAGAACGGCGGCGCCGCGCGCCGCACGAAGCAGCTGGCCCGCGCGTAGGCGTGAGCCGGGCCCTCATCCCCCGACCCCTTCCCCCAATTCTAGGGGAAGGGGAGATCTTGATACGGATGATTGAGGCTGAAGGCGCGGCATCCGATCCCCCCTCTCCCAGGATTGGGAGAGGGGTCGGGGGTGAGGGCCTGGGCCGCACGCCGTCTTTCCGCCGCAGGCCTCCCGGAGATTCGTGTTTCGGCGTGGCGGAGGACAAACTATGCCGGTTTCTCGCCCGGGCGCGTGAACAGCGCGATCGTGGCCGTGAAGCCGTGCAGGTAGTTGTGCGTGCCGACCGGACCGAACTCGCCGTTGCAGAAGAGGCCGGCAACGGGTACGTCGCCCAGCTCGCGGGCGATGGCCACCGGATCGTGATCGATGGGCCCGAAGAGCTGGGCGCCGCGGCCGTTGCAGCTGCAGAGCAGCGCCGCTCCCGGGCGCGAGCCGCCGAGCCGCGCCCCGGCCGCCTCCAGTTGCAGGCGCAGGTGCTCCGTTGCGGCACGCGCGTCGCGCAACTGAAACTGCACCGTTTGACCAACGCGCGGCAGCGCCGAGACGGCGATGGCGCCGGTTTTGGGCTCGTAGCCGAGCAGGTTGCGGACCAGGAAGTCACCGATGCCGTGCTGGTCGCGGTACTCGTCCATCGCCAGGCCCAGCAACAGGTTTGACTGGGCGCGGGCACGCGTCTCTTCGTCGAGCTCACGCAGCGTTTGCGTCAGGACCTCCACCGCGGGCCGGCCGGCGATCGTCTCGATCAGGTTCTCCCGTGCGCCGGTGACGATCCACGGCTGCCCGATCGGCATGCAGCCCTGCGAGACGATCGGCAGGATGGCGACACCATCGCCAAGCCCCAGCGCAACTGTGCCGTCCTCGTACACCGCGCCGTCGAGGAAGACCGCGGTCTCCGCCGGTCCGTGTAACGACGACGCCATGCCCCCGATCACGGGCGGTGCCGGTGATGCGGCGGCGAAGCGCTCAAGCAGCCACTCGCCATCGACGCTGAACGGGTCCGCGAAGACCAGCCATGCCGTCATGGGCGCCAGGCCGCCCGGCAGGCTCGGTCGGGCGTCTTCGAGGCGCAGCGGCGTCAGTTCGGCGTTCGGGCAGGAGATAGTCATGACCGAGATGGCCGGTTCACGCTCGATCTCGCGGCTGGTGGCGATCACGCCCTGGCCGGAGCAGCCGATCAGGTGTCGAGGGTCGATGCGTTCCCATGCCGCGGCCACCAGTTCGGCGTAGTGCGGCGCGAAGGCCGAGTGGGCGAAGAGAAAGGCGATGTCGGCTCGCCCTCCAGCCTCGATTCCAGTGAGCGCGGTGTCCAGCGCCGCCTGCCAGCTTGCGCCCGTGCCGCTGCCGCCCGCGAATCCGTGCATCGCTCGCCGCCTTTACCTGGCTGCCAGTCACCCAAACACTATAGCGCCGATCGATCGCCCGTCTGCCTCGCAAGGTCGTGCAGACCTCGCACGTGGCGACAGCGTCGCGGCACGTGTGTTCCGTACACGCCGGCACGCCGAAGCAGGCGCCGCGCCGGCTGGCGGCGACGATCACGAGTCAGTGTGCCTGCCGGGTGAGGCGTCCGTCGAAGTCGGGCGCTCAACGGGAAGCGGCCCGGAATCGCGGCTGTTGCGACGCTCGGGCGCGACGCCTGGTGGCGCTGCGGCCGGCTGGGAACCCGGCGCAACGACGTTTCCCGCCGCACCCGCGGCCGAACTCTGCTCCGGCGCCAGCGCGGCGACCGGCGCGTAGCGGATGCCTTCGGCATCGAGCGCCAGCTTCAGCAGCCGGCGGTATTCGAACGTGACCGCACCGGCGCGGCCGGGGCGAACGCGGCCCAGCACGCGCAGAGTAACACCCTTCTCGTCGATCGACTCGATGCGGGCCGGATGGGGCGGCTCGACGATATCGGCGGCGAAGCGCGGCTCGGCGGCCAGCTCGTTGCCCACGCGCTCGGCCACGGCAAGCGCCCGGTCAAGATCGGCGCCGAGGGCGATCAACACAAGGATATTCACGCCCGAGTAGTCGCGCGTATGGTTGCTGGCGATCTGAATTGCGCCGTTCGGCACGGTATGGACGGTGCCGTCGATGTCGCGCAGCAGGGTGCGGCGCAGATTGATGTCTTCGACCGTGCCGGAGACGCCGGCGACGGTGACGTAGTCGCCCTGGCGAAACTGGTTCTCGCCGAGAATGAAGAGGCCGTTGATCGTGTCCTTCACCAGTCCCTGGGCGCCGAGGCCGATGGCGATACCGCTGATGCCGATGCCGGTGACGACCGGCGTGAGACTGTAGCCCAGCTCCTCCAGCACCATGAACAGCCCCATGAAGAACAGCACCAGCCCGCTGACCTTGACGGTGACACCGCTGAGCGTGCGGGCGCGCTTCTCGCGCTCGCCGGGAACGCCCTCCGGCAGGCCGGCGAAGATCGCTCGCTGAATCGCATGCGGCGCCAGGCGGCGGATCAGCAGTTGCACGACGCCCAGCGCGACGACGATGACCAGGATGCGCAGCCCGTGCGTCGAAAGCCAGTCCTGAGCCTGCGCGGGGCGCAGCCACAAGGGCGCGCCGGCGGCGACCCGGTGCGGCAGGCCGGTGGTGAGCGCCGTGAGCGTGGCATTTCTCGTCATCTGTTCACGCGCGGGCGGAATCGGAGATACGCGCCGGCCGCCGCGCCTCAGGCGAAGACCTTCTCCAGCGGCGCGAAGCTCTGCAGCAGCTTTTTCACGCCGAAGTTGCCCTTGAAGGCCACCGTGACCTCGAAGTCTTCGCCCCGCGGCGCCGCGCTCACCACGATGCCTTCGCCGAACTTGGCGTGGCGTACGCGGTCGCCCGGCTGGAAGGCGGATTCAGCCTGACCGTTCGTACCCGCCTGCGCGGCAGCCGCGGGCGCCACGGCGACGTTTGGCGCCGCGCCGAGCTGCCGGCGCAGGGTGGCGGCGCGGCTGACCAGATGGCCCTCCGCGCGGCTGCGCGTTGTCGTGACGGCGGGCGGGATGTCGCGCAGGAAGCGCGAGGGATCGTTGAAGGCGGCCGTGCCCCAGGCCGCTCGGCGCATGGCGTGCGACAGGTGCAGCCGCTCGCGCGCCCGCGTGATGCCGACATAAAACAGCCGCCGCTCCTCCTGCATCTGCTCGGGGTCTTCCAGCGAACGCACGTGCGGCAGCAGGTTCTCCTCGACGCCGAGGATGAAGACGATCGGAAACTCCAGCCCCTTCGCCGCGTGCAGCGTGATCAGCGTCACCGCGTCCTGGCGCTGGTCGACCTCGTCGGCGTCGGAGACGAGCGCCACGTCCTCCAGGAACGCGGCGAGCGCCGTGCGCTGGATCTCCTCTTTGGGCGCTTCGTCGTCGGCGTCGAGGTCGCGGGCCACATCCAGCGCCTCGGCGTCGTACTGGCTGGCGAGGTTCACCAGCTCTGCGGCGTTGGCCCAGCGATCCTCACCGTCGTCGCCGCCATCGAGCAGGTAGCGACGGTAGTCGATGCGCTCCAGCAGCTCCTTGAGCAGGTCGGCCACCGGCTCCCGCTGCGCCAGCTCGATCAGGTCGTTGAGCAGGGTAATGAAGCGCAGCAGCGGGCGCACGGCGCGGCCGCTGAAGGGCGGCGGGCGGTCCAGTGCAGCCTCGCCAGAGCCCAGGTCGTGCGCCAGCAGCAGTTGCAACGCGTGGTACATCGGCACGCCCAGCGCGTTTGCCCAGACCGACAGTTCGTTGAGCGTACCGGGGCCGATGCCGCGCGGCGGCGTGTTGATCGCGCGGGCAAGGCTGACGCTGTCGCGCGGGTTGTTGATCAGCCGCAGATAAGCAAGCAGGTCTTTGACCTCGCGGCGGTCATAGAAGCGCGTGCCGCCAATCAGCCGGTAGCGGATGCCGGAGCGCACCAGCGCCTCTTCGACGGCGCGCGATTGCGCGTTGGTGCGGTACATCACCGCGTAATCGCCCGGATGCTGGCCCGAACGCAAGCCGGACATGATTTCGCGCACCACGTAGGCGGCTTCCCCCTCGTCGTCCTGCGCCTCAAAGACCGTTACCGGCAGGCCGTGCTCGTTCTCCGTCCAGAGCCCCTTCTCCGGCCGGTCGTCGGCGGCGCTGATCACGCCCTGCGCCGCTTCGAGAATCGTCCCGGTGGAGCGGTAATTCTGCTCCAGCAGCACGACCTTCGTGTTGGCGAAGTCCTGCTCGAAGTTGAGGATGTTGCGGATGTCCGCCGAGCGCCAGCGGTAGATCGACTGGTCCGGGTCGCCGACGACGCAGAGGTTGTTGTGGCCGCGCGCCAGCTCGCGTACCAGCACGTACTGCACGACGTTCGTGTCCTGGAACTCGTCCACCAGCACGTGCACGTAGCGCTGCTGATACTTTGCCAGCGTCTCCGGACTTCCCGTGAAGAGATCGACGGTGCGGATCAGCAGGTCGTCGAAGTCGACGGCGTTTTCGGCCTGCAGGTAGTCGCGGTAGCGCCGGTAGACGCGCGCCACGACCTCCTCGAAATAGGAGCCGGCGGCGCGCGCGTACTCGTCGGCGTCGCGCAGCTCATTCTTGGCGCGCGAGATCGCGCCCAGCACGGCGCGTGGGCTGAACTGCTTCGGGTCCACGCCCAGCTCGGAGAAGACGCGCTTGGCCACGCCGAGTTGATCGGCGTCGTCGTAAATCGAGAAGTTGCGGTCGATGCCGATGGCGCCGCCGTCCACGCGCAGGATGCGGGCGCAGATCGCGTGGAAGGTGCCGAGCGTGAGGCTGTGCGCCGCCTCGCCCAGCAGCGCATCGACGCGCTCGCGCATCTCGCGGGCGGCCTTGTTGGTGAAGGTGACGGCCATGATCCGCCAGGGCTTCACGCCGCGCTCGGCCACGAGATAGGCGATGCGGTGCGTGATCACGCGCGTCTTGCCGCTGCCGGGGCCGGCGAGGATCAGCACAGGGCCGCCAACCGCGGTCACGGCCTCGGCCTGGCGGGGGTTCAGTCCGGCGGTGAAGTTGCTCATGCTGTTATGATATAACGGATGTGACCGCTGACGGCGATCGTTTCTGTTTCGTCAACCGTACGGCTGCTATAATCGTGCGAGACGCGGCATCGCGAAGGCTGGAGCGAGGAGCGGCATGGCGAACCTGGTCCCCGGCATGGTCTGGCCCGTGGCCGTCTCGTGGCCGGGCGGCAGTTGGCAGGATACGGTCAAATACACCGCGGCGATCCTGATCACCTACATCGTCGTCCTGTGGGCCGCGGGCCTGATCTGGGTCTACCGCGACATCCGCGACCGCAGCCGCGATCCGTTTTATCATGCGCTCTCGGTTTTCATGGTGCTGGTCTTCAACCTGCCCGGCCTCTGGCTCTACCTCATTCTGCGCCCGAAACTGACGCTGGCCGAAGCCTACGAGCGCACGCTCGAAGAAGAAGCGCTGCTGCAGGAGCTGGAAGACCAGAAGGGCTGCCCCACCTGCCACCGTCGCGTGCTGGACGACTACATCGTCTGCCCGTCCTGCACCACGCAGCTCAAGGAGCCCTGCCCCAACTGCGCCCGCCCGCTTAGCTACTCATGGGTGGCCTGCCCCTTCTGCGCCACCCTGCGCCGCGGCCGCGGCCGCGCCGAGTCAGCCGGCGCCGTGCTGTCCCCCGCTGCCCACAACAGCAACGGCACGGTGACGCCTGAGATGCCGACGGAGACGCTGGAGCGCGAGACCGCGCGCCCCGCGCCTGCGCCGATGCCATAGGCGCGGACGCGGGCCGCGCCGCCCTTGCTACCGACCGTTCGCGGCGGTGCTGGCCACGCTGACCAGGCCGCCGACGTTCATCGAGTCGAGCGCGGACGAGGGCACCAGGATGACCGTGCCGTTGCCGGCCTTCATCACCTCGTAGAGCATGTTCATGCCGCGCAACTGCATGCCGTTGCGATCCGTCTCGTAGATGCGCGCCGCATCGGCGAAGTTCTGCGCGACCTTCTTCTCGCTCTCGGCCAGCAGCACGCGGGCGGCGGCCTCGCGCTCGGCCTGCGCGTTGCGGCTCATCGCGTCGATCAGGCTCGCCGGAATCTGGATGTCGCGCAGTTGCACCGACTCGACCTTGACACCCCACGCCTCGGTCTGCGCATCGAGCAGCCCCGCGAGGTAGGTGTCGAGTTGCTGCCGGTTGGAGAGCAGCTCGGCCAGGTTGGTGCGGCCGATCACGTCGCGCAGGCCCGCCTGGCAGGCGCCGAGCACGGCCGAGGCGTAGTTCGCCACGCGGATCGCCGCCCACTCAGGGTTGACCACGCGCCAGAAGACGATCATATCGACGGTGACCGAGGTGCCGTCCTTCGTGAGCGTCTGCTCGGCCTTCAGCGGCGAGGTGATCGTGCGCATGTCGATCGTGAACGGCGTACGTTCGATATAGGGCAGGAGGATGAACACGCCCGGCCCGCGCACGCCGGCGAAGCGGCCGAGGCGCAGCACCACCTTGCGCTCCCACTCCTGCGAGATGCGCAGGCTGGGCAGCACGCCGAAGACCAGAATGACCGCGAGCACGATCAGGAGAACGACCAGGATGACCACAATGGCACCTCCCTGCGGAACCCAGCTAGACCGCGGCCCACAAACGCTGAGTCGCGGAGCATCCGTTCGTCTCTTAGCGTAGACCTACGCGGCGGTTTTGCAGCGATCGCGGGGCGCTATTTGCGCAGAACTTTGGTGTGAACGCCGGCTGCGCCCGCCGATCACGCCGCGGCGGATCTTCAGGCGCGCCGCGGGCGCCGCGAACCTGGCAGCCGCGCCACGGCTCGTACGTCGTCCCCCTCGCCGTTGGGCTTCAGTGAAACTCGACCTCGCGCACGCGCTCCGGATCGACCTCGGCCAGCGCCGCCAACTCGGCGGCGCTCGGCGGCGGCAGCATAGGGGCGGGGTCTGCAGATGCGAAGGCGAAACCGGTCTGCTGCCGCACCGTCTCGATCGCTGCACCAGGCATCAGTCCCTCGAGCACGAAGCCGTCTCCCTGCTTGCGGAAGACGCAGAGCGGCGTCACCAGACGGTCCACGTGGCCGGCGGCGGTGACGAAATCCAGCCGCTCCACCAGGCTGCGCGGCGTGTGCTGCGTGCGCCAGAGGATCGTGCGG encodes:
- a CDS encoding LLM class F420-dependent oxidoreductase, with the translated sequence MQFGVHLPHLGHQADREHLLGFARRAEALGVDSAWASDHIAWPASLASRYPYSEGGDFPAPFGIPWLDAIGTLLFVAACTERIRLGTTVLILGYRPPVQTAKLLATLDVLSQGRTILGAGVGWMEEEFDALGMPFDHRGARADEQLEIFETLFSKETPSFDGRFYRFPEIGFSPRPPRGHIPVWIGGHTEPALRRAARYGDGFHAAFTPPDVLAGQWRRVQQLASSAGRDPASIELSARVHLGLHGGVNPATAIHGRGDEMLEQIAAYARIGVTHLLLDIVAPHGVAGRQEAMERFMQDVRPRVP
- a CDS encoding aldehyde dehydrogenase family protein, encoding MPETAALSALQPGMPIPFGGDRVSCVTPELAARFRPGDRLVVVQETGELLLIPAEQQAIAAGAVGRAAAAFAAMGTVADAQITRFYEAFANRLEDGAVWREIAAANARDVESARARGRSTTRLEATEKMRRDMIAGLHEWRDAPPQRDRVVETVEQPGLRVDLLVAGLGVVGFVFEGRPNVFADATGVLRGGNTVVFRIGSDALGTARAIVRCALDPALAEAGLPPGAASLVESAEHAAGWAMFTDRRLALAVARGSGPAVAQLGAVARQSGIPVSLHGAGGAWLIAGESAPATAFAAAVYHSLDRKVCNTLNVCCIVRERAAELVPLFLDALCRAGERRGHGSRLHVARGSEACVPAAWFETRTLVRRAEGDVEEPLAELLDAAELGREWEWEETPEVTLIVVENVAEAVALFNRHSPRLVASLIAADAVQQAWFYQAVDAPFVSDGFTRWVDGQYALRRPELGLSNWQHGRLFARGGVLSGDGVFTVRTRATQSEPDLHR
- a CDS encoding wax ester/triacylglycerol synthase family O-acyltransferase, translated to MAQPTNRRLTTLDASFLYVEKANQPMHVGSVGVYEGMLTRQDVIDVLNARLHQLPRYRQKVVFPPFGINHPTWEDDTAFDIRQHIDEATLPKPGDDRALSEGAGRLFAQVLDRAHPLWKLIVLHGHESGNTMLLSMVHHAMVDGVSGVDLTMIMHELTADAAPPEPPAAPWEPRPQPDPLTLLQDAVRDRMTETAQSWTDESFRLFRPQELNRRAEQITNAITTSMPFLMQPAPRTPFNGPLSGERQFSWAQFSFSEVRAIRATLGGTVNDVVLAVLAGGLGRYLERHDYPTIGIELRAMCPVSMRRPEEQGALGNLVSMMFAPLYVGIKDPVERLNAERQAMERLKTGGQAAGLFALTDFARNVPPTWQAFASQFDVPNTLLNTVSTNVPGPQIPLYLAGKKLLHWYPLGPLASNIGLFVAILSYNQVLTMGTTVDPKQVPDPWVFAECLQASFAELRDAAAQAASSRGAPEAAPAKNGGAARRTKQLARA
- a CDS encoding FIST N-terminal domain-containing protein produces the protein MHGFAGGSGTGASWQAALDTALTGIEAGGRADIAFLFAHSAFAPHYAELVAAAWERIDPRHLIGCSGQGVIATSREIEREPAISVMTISCPNAELTPLRLEDARPSLPGGLAPMTAWLVFADPFSVDGEWLLERFAAASPAPPVIGGMASSLHGPAETAVFLDGAVYEDGTVALGLGDGVAILPIVSQGCMPIGQPWIVTGARENLIETIAGRPAVEVLTQTLRELDEETRARAQSNLLLGLAMDEYRDQHGIGDFLVRNLLGYEPKTGAIAVSALPRVGQTVQFQLRDARAATEHLRLQLEAAGARLGGSRPGAALLCSCNGRGAQLFGPIDHDPVAIARELGDVPVAGLFCNGEFGPVGTHNYLHGFTATIALFTRPGEKPA
- a CDS encoding mechanosensitive ion channel family protein; translated protein: MTRNATLTALTTGLPHRVAAGAPLWLRPAQAQDWLSTHGLRILVIVVALGVVQLLIRRLAPHAIQRAIFAGLPEGVPGEREKRARTLSGVTVKVSGLVLFFMGLFMVLEELGYSLTPVVTGIGISGIAIGLGAQGLVKDTINGLFILGENQFRQGDYVTVAGVSGTVEDINLRRTLLRDIDGTVHTVPNGAIQIASNHTRDYSGVNILVLIALGADLDRALAVAERVGNELAAEPRFAADIVEPPHPARIESIDEKGVTLRVLGRVRPGRAGAVTFEYRRLLKLALDAEGIRYAPVAALAPEQSSAAGAAGNVVAPGSQPAAAPPGVAPERRNSRDSGPLPVERPTSTDASPGRHTDS
- a CDS encoding UvrD-helicase domain-containing protein produces the protein MSNFTAGLNPRQAEAVTAVGGPVLILAGPGSGKTRVITHRIAYLVAERGVKPWRIMAVTFTNKAAREMRERVDALLGEAAHSLTLGTFHAICARILRVDGGAIGIDRNFSIYDDADQLGVAKRVFSELGVDPKQFSPRAVLGAISRAKNELRDADEYARAAGSYFEEVVARVYRRYRDYLQAENAVDFDDLLIRTVDLFTGSPETLAKYQQRYVHVLVDEFQDTNVVQYVLVRELARGHNNLCVVGDPDQSIYRWRSADIRNILNFEQDFANTKVVLLEQNYRSTGTILEAAQGVISAADDRPEKGLWTENEHGLPVTVFEAQDDEGEAAYVVREIMSGLRSGQHPGDYAVMYRTNAQSRAVEEALVRSGIRYRLIGGTRFYDRREVKDLLAYLRLINNPRDSVSLARAINTPPRGIGPGTLNELSVWANALGVPMYHALQLLLAHDLGSGEAALDRPPPFSGRAVRPLLRFITLLNDLIELAQREPVADLLKELLERIDYRRYLLDGGDDGEDRWANAAELVNLASQYDAEALDVARDLDADDEAPKEEIQRTALAAFLEDVALVSDADEVDQRQDAVTLITLHAAKGLEFPIVFILGVEENLLPHVRSLEDPEQMQEERRLFYVGITRARERLHLSHAMRRAAWGTAAFNDPSRFLRDIPPAVTTTRSRAEGHLVSRAATLRRQLGAAPNVAVAPAAAAQAGTNGQAESAFQPGDRVRHAKFGEGIVVSAAPRGEDFEVTVAFKGNFGVKKLLQSFAPLEKVFA